In Streptomyces liangshanensis, the DNA window ATGGGGGACTTCCTGACGACAGGAGGGGGAGCGGGACACAGTGACTTGAAGCTTCAAGTCAAGCCATGCGTGACCGTAGAACGGATCACTTGAAGCGTCAAGTGATCCGGTACGCTCGATCCATGGACGACGCGAGCCAGGGACAGGACGGGCAGGGCGGGACGCGCTGGCTGGACGACCACCAGCTCTCCGCCTGGAAGGCCTTCAGCGGCATGCTCCTGAAGCTGCCGGCCGCGCTCGACAGCCAGCTGACGCAGGACGCGGGGCTGAACCAGTTCGAGTACGTGGTGCTCGCCGCCCTCTCCGAGTCCGAGAACAGGACCCGGCGCATGTCCACGCTCGCGATCCTCGCCAACGGCTCGCTCTCCCGGCTCTCCCACGTGGTCAAGCGCCTGGAGAAGCGCGGCTACCTGCGCCGGGAGCCCTGCGCGGCGGACGGGCGCTACACCAACGCCGTCCTGACCGACGCCGGCTGGGACAAGGTCGTCGCCACCGCTCCCGGGCACGTCGAGGCCGTACGGTCCCTGGTCGTCGACGCCCTGGAGCCGGAGCAGCTCGACCAGCTGCGCGACATCAGCCACCGCCTGCTGCACGCCCTGGACCCGGACCTCGGCTGCCCGTCGGGCGGCACCCCGGCCACCCCGGCCCGCGGCCCGGAGGACACCGATCCCCGTACCGGCCCCGCCGCCCCTCACTGAGTCGGCGGCGCCCCGCTCGCGCCGCCCCGCCCCGCCGCGTTCCCTTGAGACGTGCGGACCCTTTCCTCCCATACCCGCCCCGCCCTCCCCACCGCCCCCTCGACCCCTCTCTCCACCGCCCTCGCCGCCACCTCCGCCGCCGCGCTGGTCGTCCTGCTGACGCTGCTCGTCCCGCTGAGCGCGCTCGCCGCCTGGTCCGAGCTGGAGATCGGCGACCGCGACCGGTTCGTCGCGACGATGGCGCCGCTCGCCTCCGACCCGCCGGTGCAGGACGCGGTCGCCGACCGCATCACCGAGCAGGCGATGCGTCAGCTCGACGTGGGTCCGCTGGAGGGGGAGGTACGGGACCTGCTCCACGACGCCGTGCGGTCCTTCACCACCACCGCCTCCTTCCGCGCCGCGTGGCGGACGGCGAGCGTGGCCGCGCAGTCCGCCGCGAACCAGGTCCTCACCGAGGACACCGACAAGGCGGTGACCCTCGACCTGGCGCCCGTCACGGACCAGGTGAAGCGCCAACTGCGGGACGACGGGGTGCCGTTCGCCGACCGGATCCCCGTACGGCACACGGAGATCACCGTCCTCAAGGCCGACGGCCTCGGCGGCCGGCGCGATGTGGCGCAGGGGCTGCGGACCGCGGGGATCTGGCCGGCCGTCGGGACCGTGGTGGTCGCGGGACTGGCGGTGGCGGGGGCCGCGTTCCGGCGCCGGGAGGGGCGGGGGCGCCGGGCCCGCCGGGGGCTGGTGGTGACCGGTACCGGGTTCGCGGCGGGCGGGTTGCTGCTGTTCCTCGCCGTCGGGGCGGCCCGGGGGTTCACGCTGGACGGCCTGCCGGACGACGGAGACCGGGCGGCGGCCGCCGCCGTGTACGACGCGCTGACCTCCTCGCTCCGGACGACGTCCTGGGCCGTCCTCGCCGCGGGGCTCGCGCTGGCGGCCGTCTGCTGGCTGCTCGGACGGCTCCGCCGGGGCCGTCCCGTACCCCGCTCCACCGGGCGCTTTACTTAATCTTTATTTCGATCCCTTCGTCCCAAATTTCCCTTTTGAGCCATTTGGCGCATGGTGGGGATATGAGCCAGAACACAGCACACAGGCCCCCCCACACGGGCATGGGCAACGGATCGAGCGCGAGCAACGGAACTGGCATGGGTACCGGGACCGGAGCAGGCACCGGTATCCACGCGGGAAGGACGGCCAGCCGCTGGGTCGGCGGAAGCTTCTTCGCGGGCATCCTGATGCTCGTCGCGGGCGCCACGGAGATCCTCCAGGGCGTCGTGGCGATCAGGTCCGACAACATCCTGAACGGCGTGTCCGGTTACGCCTACGCGTTCAACCTGGACGCCTGGGGCTGGATCCACGTCGGGCTCGGCATCCTGGTCGCGGTGGTCGGCCTCGGCATACTCGCCGGGTCGAGGATCGCGCGCTACACCGGGATCGGACTGGCGATGGTGAACCTCGTCGCCCAGTTCATGTTCCTCTTCTACCAGCCGGTCTGGGCGGTCGTGGGCATGGCGCTGTCGGCGTTCATCATCTGGGCACTGACCACGGACCGGGTGACATCACCTCAGACCAGGTGACGGCCCGGAGCCGGTGAGGCCTCGGAGCCGTACCACTGATCCACCGTCAACCGACAGACCATCACTACGGGCATACCTGGGGACAGCAGCCTCTTGGCTACTGTCCCTGTATGCGTGCCCGGTACGCGGTACGGCATGGCACGCCCCACCGAGCGAGAGGCCGGCCCCTTGGACAGCACGGGCAACGACACCGTCGTCCCGCACCAGCCCGTCCGCCCCTCCCCCGCGCCGCCGACCGCGCGCCCCGCCCACCAACGCCTCCTGATCGGGGCCGGCGCGCTCTTCCTCGCCGCCGCGACCCTGCTCGTGGCCTGCCGCGCCGTCGGCGCCGACGCCGTCACCCCCGTACCGCAGCTCCTCGCCTTCCTCCCCTGGCTCCTCGCCCCCGCCGCGGCCGCCCTCCTGCTCACCGCCCTGCTGCGCTGGCGCGCCGGCGTGGTCTGGGCGCTGGTGCTGCTGGCCGCCACGGGGTGGTTCGTCCGGCCGTACGACGCCGGCGCCTTCGGGCCGCGCGGTCCCGCGCTCGCCCGGGTGGAAGTGCTCACCTCGAACGTCGAGTTCGGGCAGGCGACCCTCGGGCTGATCGGCGCGATCCGCCGCGAGAGGCCCGACCTGGTCTTCGTCCAGGAGTGCGAGTTCGTCTGCGCGCGGCTGCTGGACACCCGGATCCCGCGCTCGGCGTACCCGTACCGCCACGTCGTGGAGGCGAGCGGCGCCGAGGGATCCGCGATCTACTCCGTCTTCCCGCTCACGGACACGGACGGCATCGACGGCACGCTCGCCATGCCCGGCTCCGAGGCGCGCATCGGCGGCCGTACGGTCGGACTCCAGCTCGCCCACCCCCTGCCGCCCGTCCCCGGCGGGGTCGACGACTGGCGGGAGGAGCTGGGCCGCGTCCGCGCGTACGCCGCCGGCCACCGGGAGGGGCCCGTCATCCTGGCGGGCGACTTCAACGCCACCCGCGACCACGCCGCGTTCCGGGACGTCCTCGACGCGGGCGGGCTGCTCGACAGCGCGGCGCTGGGCGGCGCGGGCCGTACCCCGTCCTGGCCGTCGGCCGCGCCGCGGCCGCTGGGCGCGCAGATCGACCACGTGCTGGTCAGCGACGACTTCTCGGTACGGGACGCCCGCTTCCTGGACCTCGCGGACACCGACCACCGGTCGCTGCTGGTGAGCCTGGAGCTGCACGGGGAGGCGGGGGCGAAATAAAGCGCACCGAGGTGCGCTTGTCGTCAGGGATTGCGAGGATCGAAGCCGGGAAGCCGGTCCGGCGGAAGAGCAGAGGGAGTGGTCATGAGCACCCCGCGGAGCAACGACAACAGCGGCGAGACCAGCGGCGACAAGAGCGGCGACAACCAGATCTTCCGGAACATCAACGAGCTGGTGGCGGAGGAACGCGCGCTGCGCGACCGCTCGACCGACCACCTGGGCCTCGGCGCCGAGGACCGCGAGCGGCTCCGCTCGGTCGAGGTCCAGCTCGACCAGTGCTGGGACCTGCTGCGCCAGCGCCGCGCCAAGTCGGAGTACGGCGAGAACCCGGACGACGCGGCGGTGCGGCCGGCGAGCGAGGTGGAGGGGTACCAGGGGTAGGCGTGCGGGGGCAGGGCGTCCCCGGACCCGCGCGGCGATAGGCGAAGCTGTCCGCCATGGGAGAGAACCCGAAGTCCCGGCGCCCGTCGCGGCACCCGTCCCCGCGCCCGTCGCCACGGCCGTCCCGCCACCCCGGTGCCGTCGCCCGGCGCCGGGCCGCCGCCGCGGCGGCGCGCCTCTCCCCGCCCGCCTGGCTGCTCGACAACCTGCGCCCCCAGCCCGCCCCGATCCGCTGGCCCGCGGTCGCCCGCGCGTCCGTCGCCCTCGCCGCGCCCCTGGCGGTCGGCTTCGCCACGGACCAGCACGCGTACGGCGCGCTCTTCGCGCTCGGCGCCCTGAACGGCATCCTCAGCGACACCGCCGACGCGTACCGCATGCGGGTCCTGCACGTGGCGGTCCCGCAGGTCTTCGCCGCGATCGGCGTCACGCTCGGCACGCTCGTCTTCGGGCAGGAGTGGGCGGCGGTCGGCGTCCTGGCCCTCGTCGCGCTCGTCTCGGGCATGATCTCGTCGATCGGCGCGGTGGCCTCGTTCGGCGGGCTGCTCCTCCTGCTCAACGCGGTCGTCGGGGCCGGGCTGCCGCTGCCCGAGCCGTGGTGGAAGGCGCCGCTGCTGATCGCGCTCGGCGGGCTGTTCGTCCTGCTGCTCTCGCTGCTGGCATGGCCGTTCCGGGCCGGCGTACCGGAGCGCGCGGCCGTGGCGCGGACGTACCGCGCCACCGCCGACCTGCTGGAGGCCTCCGCCGCGCCGGACAGCGAGTTCGACCGCCGCCGCCGGGCCGTCACCCTCGCCCTGAACCACGCGTACGACATGCTGCTCGCCCGCCGCGCCTCCGACCACGGGTGGCGCGCACCGCTCGTACGGCTGCTGGCGCAGCTCAACGTGATCATCCCGCTGGTCGAGGCGGCCT includes these proteins:
- a CDS encoding MarR family winged helix-turn-helix transcriptional regulator; protein product: MDDASQGQDGQGGTRWLDDHQLSAWKAFSGMLLKLPAALDSQLTQDAGLNQFEYVVLAALSESENRTRRMSTLAILANGSLSRLSHVVKRLEKRGYLRREPCAADGRYTNAVLTDAGWDKVVATAPGHVEAVRSLVVDALEPEQLDQLRDISHRLLHALDPDLGCPSGGTPATPARGPEDTDPRTGPAAPH
- a CDS encoding DUF7144 family membrane protein, with product MGTGTGAGTGIHAGRTASRWVGGSFFAGILMLVAGATEILQGVVAIRSDNILNGVSGYAYAFNLDAWGWIHVGLGILVAVVGLGILAGSRIARYTGIGLAMVNLVAQFMFLFYQPVWAVVGMALSAFIIWALTTDRVTSPQTR
- a CDS encoding DUF2630 family protein, with product MSTPRSNDNSGETSGDKSGDNQIFRNINELVAEERALRDRSTDHLGLGAEDRERLRSVEVQLDQCWDLLRQRRAKSEYGENPDDAAVRPASEVEGYQG
- a CDS encoding endonuclease/exonuclease/phosphatase family protein: MARPTEREAGPLDSTGNDTVVPHQPVRPSPAPPTARPAHQRLLIGAGALFLAAATLLVACRAVGADAVTPVPQLLAFLPWLLAPAAAALLLTALLRWRAGVVWALVLLAATGWFVRPYDAGAFGPRGPALARVEVLTSNVEFGQATLGLIGAIRRERPDLVFVQECEFVCARLLDTRIPRSAYPYRHVVEASGAEGSAIYSVFPLTDTDGIDGTLAMPGSEARIGGRTVGLQLAHPLPPVPGGVDDWREELGRVRAYAAGHREGPVILAGDFNATRDHAAFRDVLDAGGLLDSAALGGAGRTPSWPSAAPRPLGAQIDHVLVSDDFSVRDARFLDLADTDHRSLLVSLELHGEAGAK